A window of Streptomyces sp. NBC_01241 genomic DNA:
AGCGCTCGCCGAAACCGCCCATGATGCCGACGCCCCTGACCTCCACGTTCAGCTCGGGCGGGACCGTCACCTGCATACCGCCCATGATCGTGATGCAGCGGATGACCACCTCGCGGTCCTCGAAGTTGGCCTCGCGCAGGTCGATCTCACCGCCGCCCCACATCGCGAACGCGGTGAACTTCCGGCCCACCGTCCAGTTTCCCCGGCGGCCGAAACCGCCCCAGAAAGCGAAGGCGCCACCCGACGTGGCCGGCTTGCCGATACGGTCCGCCCAGCGCACCGCCGAACCCGTCGCCGCGGCTGCCGGGGCCGGACCCAACGGGGCCACCGCCGTGCCCGGCGCCGGGAGGTCACGTACGAGCGGTTCCAGCTCCCCGTGCGTACGCGCCTTGTAGGCCGCTTCGAGCCGGTGCTCGAACTCTTCCATCTCCAGCCGGCCCTCGGCCACCGCCTCGCGCAAGATCTCGGCGACTCGCTCGCGCTCGGCATCGGAAGCGCGCATGTCAGGGAGGTCACTTGTCATGCGCTCAGCCTATTGAACGCCCACACTCCCGTCACCGATCTACTGGGCGATGGCCGACACGTACATCTTCGCGATCACGGCCTCGATGTCCGGCTCCCGCACCGACAGGTCGACCAGGGGATACTCCGCGGCGATCCGGGCGACCAGCGGCGCGGCCGACTCCGAGGCCGGGAAGGCCAGCCACTGGCGCGGCCCCTCCACCTTCACCGTACGCACCGAGGGTGCCGACTCCAGCCGGATCGGCGGGAGTTGACGCTCCAGATCGACCACCAGCGTCCGCTCGCTCTCACCCACCTCGTGCAGCCCGGCGAGCGCACCGTCGTACATGAGCCGGCCGTGGTCGATCACCATCACACGCTTGCAGAGCTGCTCGATATCCGTCAGATCGTGGGTGGTGAGCAGCACGGTCGTACCGCAGTCGGCATTCAAGTCCCGCAGGAATCCACGGACTTTGGCCTTGGACACGACGTCCAGGCCGATCGTCGGTTCGTCCAGGTACAGCACCTCGGGATCGTGCAGCAGCGCCGCCGCGATGTCCCCGCGCATCCGCTGCCCGAGCGACAGCTGCCGCACGGGCACGTCCAACAGCTCGCCCAGGTCGAGGAGTTCGACGCAGCGGTCCAGGTTCTCGCGGTAGCGGGCGTCGGGAATCCGGTACATCCGGTGCATCAGCCGGTACGAGTCGCGCAGCGGCAGGTCCCACCAGAGCGTGGTGCGCTGGCCGAACACCACACCGATCCGGTGTGCCAGCCTCGTCCGCTCCCTGGACGGGTCGATGCCCGCCACCCGCAGCCGGCCACCGCTCGGGGTGAGAATGCCGGTCAGCATCTTGATCGTGGTCGACTTCCCGGCACCGTTCGGCCCGATGTAGCCGACCATCTCGCCGCGCGCGACGCGGAAGCTGATGGAGTCGACCGCCCGCACCTGGCGGCGTTCACCCCGCATGAAGCCGGTCCTGCGACGCACGTCGAAGACCTTTTCGACGTTGTCGAGCTGAATGAAGTCGGTGCCGCTGCCGGTGTCGACGTCGGTTTTCATGTCGTCCAGTACCCCTGCCGTTGTGTTCGCCCTGCCCTGCCCTGCCGCGCTTCGGTGTTTCATCAACTGCCCGTACTGCGGTACGCGCGCAGCCCCACGCGCCAGGCCAGGCCCGCGAGCAGCCAGCACAGGCCCGCCACCACCGGAGGCAGGAACGCCACCCAGTCCGGCAGGCCCAGCGGATAGTCCCGGCCCAGCACGTACAGCGCGGGCAGCCAGTTCACGAACGCCAGCGGCACCACGAACGTCACCCCGCGCACCAGGTCCTTCGCGAAGATCGACGGCGGGTACTGGAGCAGCGTGTTCCCTCCGTACGTGAACGAGTTCTGCACCTCCGAGGCGTCCTGGGCGAAGAACTGGAACGCCGCCCCGGCCACGAACACCGCCGCGAAGATCGCCGCCCCGCTCAGCAGCATCAGCGGGATCATCACCACCTTCAGCGGCGTCCACGCGATGTCCAGCGTCACCAGCGCGTACCCGAGCACCAGCCCGCCCTGGGTGATCCGCCCCAGCCTGCGCAGCGCGAACCGGTCCGCCGCGACCTGCGCGAGCACCGGCACCGGACGTACCAGCAGCGTGTCCAGCGTGCCGTCGCGCACCCGCCGCCCCAGCCGGTCCATCGACCCCAGCACCAGGTCGGCGAGGCCGAACGCGGTGCCCGCGGCCCCGTACAGCAACGCGACCTCCGGCAACGTGTAACCGCCCAGCGCGTCCACGTGCGAGAACATCAGCAAAATCGCCACGAAGTCGAAGGCGGTCGCCGCGAAGTTCCCGAACGCCGTCATCGCGAACGAGGCGCGGTACGCCATCGTCGAACGCAGCCACATCGCCGCGATCAGCCCGTACGCCCGAACTCCCTCGACCAGCCTCGACCGCTCGACGAACACCACTTCGGGCGCATCCGCCACCCCGGCCCCCGCCGCCGCCTCCGCCTCCACCGCACCGGCCGTCGTCTCAGCCACCCTGGACCACCACCCTCCTCGTCGCCACCGACTGCACCAGCCGGCCCACCAGCAGCAGCGTCAGCGCCCAGCCACCCTGGAAGGCGTACGCCTCCACCAGCCCCCAGCCCGTCCGCTTCCCGAGCAGCACATCGGCCGGCACCTGGAGCAGCGAGGACCACGGGAGCACCCGCGCCACGTCGCCCAGCACCCCGGGGAACAGCGTCAGCGGGAGCAGCATCCCGGAGAAGAACATCCCGGCCAGGGCCGTCATCTGCGACACCCCGGCCCCGTCCAGCAGCCAGAACGCGGAGAGCGCCACCAGATAGCGGATCGCGAAACTGACCACGACACCGAGCGTCACCGAGACGAGGAAGGCCAGCCAGATCCCCGGCGAGGCGGGCAGCGCCAGATCGAAAGCGAGCGAACCCAGCAGCATCGGCACGATGCCGCGGCCCAGCAGATGGAACGCAGCTCGCCCCAAGTCGCCCGCCATCCACCACAGTTGGAGGTCCACGGGACGGTAGAGGTCGACCGCGACATCGCCGGTGCGAATCCGCTCTATCAGCTCGTCCTCGAAACCGCCACCCATCATGGCGCAGGTCATCAGCAGCGCCTGCCCCAGCCACACATAGGTGAGCGCCTGAGACATGTCATAACCGCCGAGCTGCGGACGCTGGTCCCACAGCGCCACATAGGCGTACGCCATGATGAACCCGAAGACGGTGTTGGTGAAAACTCCCGCCGCCGTCGCCATCCGGTATGTGGCATAGCGCCGGAACCCTCCCGCCGCCACCACCGTATACAGCCGCACCGCATTCACCCCCTGCGCTCGGGCGCCCAACGGCGTTGGACACCAAAGCGCAAGACCCTAGTCCACCGGACGCAGCCGCCGCGACCGCTTTTGGCGGTCGATCCGGTGCTTATTCCACAGAAAAGGGCACTATGGGGGAACTGACCGCGGCCGAGGAGTCTGCACGGACATGAGCGACGAGCCACAGCAGCCGGGCGGGGAGAACGAACCCCGGGGCTGGGACCCCAGGGACCCGTCCGCCCACGGCAGCAACAGCGGCAACAGGGGCAGCAGGGGAGAACAAGGCGGTGAACAGGACGGTCGGCACGGCGGCCCACAGGACGGTCGGCACGGCGGCCCACAGGACGGTCAACAGGACGGCACCGCCAAGCAGCCCAAGCGCCCCAAGCGCCCCCGACGGCCCGAACGCACCGGCTGGCGCCGCGCCGTCCCCACCTGGCGGATGGTCCTCGGCGCCGTCCTCCTTCTCGTCCTGCTCCTGATCGGCGGCTTCATCGCCGGGTACGAACTCGTCGACATCCCGCCCGCCAACGCCAACGCCACCGCACAGTCGAACGTCTACCTCTACAAGGACGGCAGCGTCCTCGCCCGCTCCGGCGAAATCAACCGCGAGAACATCAAACTCGCCCAGGTCCCGCTCACCGTCCAGCACGCCGTACTCGCCGCAGAGGACCGCGACTTCTACTCCGAACGGGCGGTCGACGTCAAAGCCATGGCCCGAGCCGCCTGGAACACCCTCGCCGGCAAGGGCACCCAGGGCGGCTCGACCATCACCCAGCAGTACGTCAAGAACTACTACCTCGGCCAGGAACAGACCATCACCCGCAAGATCAAGGAGTTCTTCATCGCGGTCAAACTCAACCGCGAGGAATCCAAGAGCCAGATCTTCGAGGGCTACCTCAACACCAGCTACTTCGGCCGCAACGCCTACGGCATCCAGGCCGCCGCACAGGCCTACTACGGCAAGGACATCGGCAGCATCACCACCGCCGAAGGCGCCTACCTCGCCTCCCTCCTCAACGCCCCCAGCGCCTACGACGTCGTCGTCCACCCCGGGAACAAGGCCGCCGCCCTCGCACGCTGGAACTACGTACTCGACGGCATGGTCAAGGAGAAGTGGCTCGGCGCCCGCACCCGCGCCACCCTGAAGTTCCCCGTACCCGGCAAGGTCAACCCGCCCATCGGCCTCTCCGGACAACGCGGCTACATCATCCAGGCCGTCGAGGACTACCTCACCACCAACAAGGTCATCGACGAGAACACCCTGGCCACCGGCGGCTACCGGATCACCACCACACTGGAGAAGAAGAAACAGAACGCACTCGTCAAAGCCGTCGACGACAACGTCATGTCCCAGACGAGCAGCGACCGCACGGCCGACCGCAACGTCCGCGTCGGCGGCGCCTCCATCGACCCCGGCACCGGCCGCGTCGTCGCCATGTACGGCGGCGTCGACTACACCAAGCAGTACGTGAACAACGCGACCCGCCGCGACTACCAGGTCGGCTCCACCTTCAAACCGTTCGTCTTCACCTCCGCAGTCGCCAACGGCTCCACCACCCAGGACGGCCGGCGCATCACCCCCAACACCGTGTACGACGGCACCAACAAACGCATGGTCGAGGGCCCCAACGGACCCACCGGCTACTCCCCCGCCAACGAGGACGACATCAGCTACGGACCCATCACCGTCCGCGACGCCACCGACAAGTCCGTCAACGCCGTCTACGCCCAAATGGCCGAAGACGTCGGCCCCGCCAAGGTCGAGCAGACCGCCGTCGGCCTCGGCATCCCCCGGAACACCCCCGACCTCACCGCCTCTCCGTCCATCGCACTCGGCGTGGCCACCGCCAGCGTCCTCGACATGACCGAGGCGTACGCCACCCTCGCCAACCACGGAAGGCACGGCGCGTACGTCCTCGTCGACAAGGTCAGCAAGGGCGGCACGGACCTCGAACTCCCCAGCAGGAACACCAAGCAGGCTGTCAGCCGCGAAGCCGCCGACACCACCACCTCGATCCTCCGGAGCGTCGTCGAGAACGGCTCCGGCACCGCCGCCCAGGGCGCCGGCCGCCCCGCCGCCGGCAAGACCGGCACCGCCGAGGACGACAGGGCAGCCTGGTTCGCCGGCTACACCCCCGACCTCACCACCGTCATCGCCGTCATGGGCCAGGACCCCGAGACCGGCGTACAGAAATCCCTCTACGGAGCACTCGGACTGGCCCGCATCAACGGCGCCGGCGCCCCCGCCCAGACCTGGGCCCAGTACACCGAAGCCGCGCTGCGCGGCACCACGGTCGAGGAGTTCGACCTGACCCTCGAAAGCGGCGCCGACGAAACCACCTCACCCACCGGGGAGAGCACCGTCCCCGGCGAAACCGGGACACCGTCGGAGCAGCCCTCCGGCACGCCGCCGAGCAGCTTCGAAAGCATCGCACCCGGCAGTCCGCCGAGCCCCGGAAACAGCGAAGCCACCACCGGCGGCACGGACATGGGCGACTTGACCGGCGGCGGACCGCAGGACGGCAGATGGCACAACGGCGGATGGCACAACGGCGGACCGGACTACGGCGACGGCGGCGGCGACAACGGCGGCCCCCGCGACGAGGACGACGGCGACAGAGACCGCTACGACTTCCTCCCGGGCGCCCGAGGCACCCCGGCCCCCGCAACGCCCCCGCCGCCCACGGCTCCCACAGTTCCCCCGGCTCCCCCTGGCCCGCGTTAGTGACCCGAGGTCGCCTTCAGCCCCACGACAGCCACCAGCAACAGACAGACGAAGAAGATCCGGGCAGCGGTCGCCGGCTCGTTCAGCACCACCATGCCGAGCACCGCCGCCCCCGCCGCACCGATACCGACCCACACCCCGTACGCCGTCCCGATCGGCAGCGTCTTCGCCGCCTGGGACAGCAACATCATGCTCGCCACGATCCCGACACCCGTGAACACACTCGGCCACAGCCGGGTGAACCCCTCGGTGTACTTCATCCCTATCGACCAGCCCACTTCCAGCAGACCGGCGACAATCAGCAGAACCCACGCCATGACGGCACCTCCGACAAGACAGAACACGGAAAATACGGTGCGTCGTCTTTGCGAAACCCGGTACGGCGCGTCTCGTCGGGGGTCAGCCCACCATAGCAAAGAACAAGCAAAGGGCCTGGTGACACCGGTCACCAGGCCACACCCGCCACTGCTGCTGTCGCTACCGCCGACTACAGAAACCGATCACGGAACCGGTCATGGATACGGATCGACAGATACGGATCACAGATACAGCCCGGTGGAATCCACCGACCCCTCGAACCGGTCCGCCGCCACCGCATGCAGATCCCGCTCACGCATCAGCACATACGCCACACCGCGCACCTCGACCTCCGCACGGTCCTCGGGGTCGTACAGCACACGGTCACCCGGCTCCACCGTCCGCACGTTCTGGCCCACCGCGACCACCACGGCCCAGGCCAGCCGACGACCGACCGCAGCCGTCGCCGGAATCAGGATGCCGCCACCGGAACGCCGCTCGCCCTCAGGCGTATCGGACCGGACCAGCACGCGGTCATGCAACATGCGGATGGGCAGCTTGTCGTCGGTGTTCTCGCTCACGCCCCGCAACCTACCTGCCCACCACGGCTCCACACGCCTCCGGGGTACACACCTGCGGAGCACACGGCCCGCACCATCACTTGTTCCGGCGCCGCTTCGACACCGTCAGCAGACCCACGACACCCACCGCGAGCAACGCCGCCGGAACCACCCGCTCCAGACGCGGAGCACCGTCCGCGGACACGAACCGCGTCTTCACATCCGACACAGCCCGGTTCACCGCGACAAAAGCCCGACCGGCCGTCCGGTCCACGGCTTCGGCAGCCCTGGCCTTCGCATCACCCATGATCGTCTTCGGGTGCACCCGCACCCCGATCTCATCGAGCACCACCGCAAGCTGCTCACGCCTGCTGATGATGTCCGCCTCGATCTGCGCAGGGGTCCTGGCATCCGACACTGCGCCGCCTCCGTGGTCCTCGTCCGGTAAACCTTCATCGACAGTCTGTCAGCTCCACCGCCCACGTACCCGGCGGCACCCCTATTACGCTCGGTCCCATACACCCCTACGTGTCCAACTGAGGAGAACCATGAGCGAGCGACTCCAGCCCGGCGACACCGCCCCCGCCTTCACCCTCCCCGACGCCGACGGCAACGACATCTCGCTCGCCGACCACAAGGGCCGCAAGGTCATCGTCTACTTCTACCCGGCCGCCCTCACCCCCGGCTGCACCAAGCAGGCCTGCGACTTCACCGACAACCTGGAACTCCTCGCAGGCGCCGGATACGACGTCATCGGCGTCTCCCCCGACAAGCCCGAGAAGCTCGCCAAGTTCCGCGAAAAGGAAAACCTCAAGGTCACCCTGGTCGGGGACCCCTCCAAGAAGACCCTGGAGGCATACGGCGCCTTCGGCGAGAAGAAGCTCTACGGCAAAACGGTGACGGGCGTCATCCGCTCCACGATCGTCGTGGACGAGGACGGCAAGGTCGAGCGAGCCCTCTACAACGTCAAGGCCACCGGCCACGTAGCCAAAATCATCAAGGACCTCGGCGTCTGAACCCGGCCCATAGGCGCTGCCCCGCACGACTGAACGATGTGAGGGACATCCCACCGAGGAGGCAGCAGAACTGGTCGCGCCCCAGACACCGGACCCGAAGTTCTGACCCCGGGCCGCCGCGCCTCTTCGGCGCCCTCGTCGGAATGGCCCGCACTGCTTCAGCGTCGATTGAATCAGTGCGGGCCATTCCGCATCTTTTCGGATATCGGACGTAACTCTCCGATAAAAGGCTCGTTGATCCGTACGAAGCCGCGAACGCGCGGTCGGATTCGGAGGGGATCACGCCGGTTCGGTATACCCGCGAGCTACCGGAAGGTGTTGACCGCGACGTCGAACACCAACGCCTCGGTCCCGCTTGCACGAGGGGGAGAAATGTCTGACGTGTACGAGCGGGAGAAGCTCACCACCGCCGTCGCCGAGTCCAAGAACTGGACGGATCTGATGCGTCGGCTCGGACTCAAGAAGAGCGGCGGCCAGCGGCGCGTACTGCAGGAGAAGGTAGCCGGGCACGGGCTGGATACAGCCCACTTCAAGCAACGAAGTCCATGGCTGAAGTACCCGGACGCGGCCATTGAGGCCGCCGTTGCGTCCTCGTCGTCGCTGCGTCCTCGTCGTCGCTGCGCGAGGTCGTCACCAAACTCGGTGCACCACCGGCAAGCGGCACGCTTTCTCACATAAGCCGCCGCATCACGGCCGCGGGGATCGATGTCAGCCACTTTCCCGGCATGAACCGTCCGCAACTGGACCTGCTGTTCACCACCGAGGAGTTACGGACTGCCACGGCCGCGGCCGAGAGCATTCGCGGAGTGGCGCGAAGCCTTGGGATGGGCGACGACAGTCAGTCACGCTCTGCGCTGGCGAGCCTGCTGCGCAGGAGAGGGATCGATACCTCACATTTCCGGAAGGCGCGCCTTGCGATCCCGGAGGACACTCTGCGGAACGCCGTCCAGCGCGCTACCAGCTACGCGGACGTCATGCGGGCACTCGGCCTTGAGGTCAACGACACGAACCACCGCCGCGTGCGGCGCAAGGTCCTGCAGCTGCAGCTCGACACAAGCCACTTCACTCGCCGCTCCTGGGCTTCGATGCAGGTGCACGAGCCCAAAGCGATCGCACCGACGACCCTGGTTGTCAGGCCTCAAGGGTCAACACTCACAAACCGGGAAAGACTGCACCGCGCCCTTCAGGAGATCGGTGTCGCGTACCGCTGCGAATCCTGCGGCAACCCGGGAAAGTGGCTGGGGCAGTCCTTCACGCTCCAGATCGATCACATCAACGGTGAGTGGCTCGACAACCGGGCCGAGAACCTTCGCTACCTCTGCCCCAACTGCCACGCGCTCACTGACACATGGTGCCGGAACCGGCGCCCTGCTAAATCGGCCGCCGTATAGGTCTTCGGGTCTGTTGCAGCCTTCCCTTGTAGACTGCCGGAGACGCGCGAGTGCTGGAATTGGTGAGACAGGCTGGTTTTAGGTACCAGTGCCCTAGCGGCGTGAGGGTTCGAGTCCCTCCTCGCGCACCCCGGTGACAGGCCCGGCTCGCTTCTGCAGCGAGCCGGGCCTGTCACGTTCACCGAGAGACTGTCACCCCACCAACTCCCGCACCACCGGCACCAGCGCCCGGAACGCCTTGCCGCGGTGGCTGATCGCGTTCTTTTCCGCCGGGGTCAGTTCCGCGCAGGTGCGGGTGGAGCCGTCCGGCTGGAGGATCGGGTCGTAGCCGAAGCCGTTCGTGCCGGACGGGGTGTGGCGCAGGGTGCCCGTCAGGCGGCCCTCGACCACGCGTTCCGTGCCGTCGGGGAGGGCGAGGGCGGCCGCGCAGGCGAAGTGGGCCCGGCGGTGGGCGTCGTCGATGTCGGAAAGCTGGGCCAGGAGCAGGTCCAGGTTGGCCCGGTCGTCGCCGTGGGTGCCGGACCAGCGGGCGGAGAAGATGCCGGGGGCGCCGCCGAGTACGTCCACGCAGAGGCCGGAGTCGTCGGCGATGGCGGGGTGGCCGGTGGCCTTCGCGAGGGCGTGGGCCTTGAGCAGGGCGTTCTCGGCGAAGGTGACGCCGGTCTCCTTGACGTCGGGGATGTCCGGGTACGCGTCCGCGCCGACGAGTTCGTGGTCGAGGCCTGCGTCGGCGAGGATCGCGTGGAGTTCGGTGATCTTCCCGGCGTTGCGGGTGGCGAGGATGAGGCGGGTCATGTCACCCAGTATCGGGGGTGGTCAGGGGCTGCAGACCTTGCCGATTTCCTTGGCGGCGTCGGTGACCGGGGTGATGTCGGGGGTGGCGTCGCCCTTGTCGATCGAGTCGCGGACGTTGCCGACACCGGCCCGGAGGTGGTCGACGGCCTTGCCGAGGTCGGCGTTGTCGGTCTTGTCGCCGAGGTTGCCGAGTTCCTTCTCGATGTCGTCGAGGGCTTCGGATGCCTGGGTGGGGTCGTCGGACGCGGTGGAGACGGCCTGTTGGAGGTTGTCGACGCTGGTGGCGATGGCGTCGGCGGTTCGCACGCAGTCGAGTGCCTTGTCGACGGCGCCGCAGCCGGCTGTCGCGGTGAGGGCGAGGGTGAGGGTGGTCAGGGTCAGCGCGACGGTGGTGCGGCGGTGGCGGTCGGCCTTGGCCATGGTGCGGTTCCTCCCCGGGTGCGGATACGCGGACGGGCGCACGGTTCGACCCGTGCGCCCGTGCTCGTAACGACGCGTTGTGGTGCGTATGTGGTTGCTTCTTTACTCGGCCAGGGTGCGGGCGAGGGCCTCGTGCTGAATGACGGTGAGGTCTGCGCAGCCCGCGGTGGCGAGGTCGAGGAGGGCGCCGAGTTCCTTGCGGTCGAAGGGGGCGGCCTCGGCGGTGCCCTGGACTTCGACGAAGCGGCCGTCGCCGGTGCAGACGACGTTCATGTCGGTCTCGGCGCGGACGTCCTCCTCGTAGCAGAGGTCGAGGAGGGGGGCGCCGTCGACGATGCCGACGCTGACCGCGGCGACAGTGTCGGTCAGCGGCTTGCGGCCGTGCTTGACGAGCTTCTTGTGCTGGGCCCAGGTGACGGCGTCGGCGAGGGCGACGTAGGCGCCGGTGATGGCGGCGGTGCGGGTGCCGCCGTCGGCCTGGAGGACGTCGCAGTCGAGGACGATGGTGTTCTCGCCGAGGGCCTTGTAGTCGATGACGGCGCGCAGGGACCGGCCGATGAGCCGGCTGATCTCGTGGGTGCGGCCGCCGATCTTGCCACGTACGGATTCGCGGTCGCCGCGGGTGTTGGTGGCGCGGGGCAGCATGGAGTATTCGGCGGTGACCCAGCCTTCGCCGCTGCCTTTGCGCCAGCGGGGGACGCCTTCGGTGACGGAGGCGGTGCAGAAGACCTTGGTGTCGCCGAAGGAGATGAGTACGGAGCCTTCGGCGTGCTTGCTCCATCCGCGTTCGATGGTGACGGGGCGGAGCTGTTCGGGGGTGCGGCCGTCGATACGAGACATGGCATCGACCTTATCGGGTGCGGGGCCGGCACCCGTTCGGGTGCGATGCAGGCCCCGTCCGGGTGGGGCGGACGGGGCCTGCGGGGTGCTGGTGCTAGTGGGGGGGGTGGGGGTAGTGCTGGTGCCGGTGCCGAGTTGGTTTGCTCGGCTCAGCGGGATCCGGCGAGGCGCGGCGGGGAGGTCAGCCGGTGATTCGGCGGCCGGTCACATCATGTCTTCGATGTCGGCGGCGATGGGGTCGGCGTCGGTGCCGATGACGACCTGGATCGCGGTGCCCATCTTGACGACGCCGTGGGCTCCGGCGGCCTTGAGCGCGGCTTCGTCGACCTTGCTGGGGTCGTGGACCTCGGTGCGCAGGCGCGTGATGCAGCCTTCGATCTCGTCGATGTTGTCGATACCGCCGAGCCCGGCGACGATCTTCTCAGCCTTGCTGGCCATGGCCTTCTCCCTGGTTGTTCCCATGCATGCGACGGCCCACCATGGGTCCGTTTCGTCACCGTAACGCACGTTTGGCCCAGCTTCGCGGGCGAGTGACTGGACCGTCCCCAATGATGACGATCACCGATGCCCTGCCTTCCAGGCGGGTTACGCACCGTACCCCGACTGGTCTACACCATTGTGCAACGACCCCCGACCGTGCCTTGTTCCGGGAGGACGCCGATGAGCTCGAGCAGTGCCGCAGCACCACGGAAAACGTGGTGGAACGGCCTCTTCCAGGGCCTCCAGAAGATGGGCCGCAGCCTCCAGCTCCCGATCGCCGTGCTGCCGGCGGCCGGCATTCTCAACCGGCTGGGCCAGCCGGACGTATTCGGCGACGAGGGGCTGCACTGGGGCAATGTCGCCAAGGTGTTCGCGGCGGCGGGCGGCGCGCTGCTCGACTCGGGGTTCGGCCTTCCGCTGCTGTTCTGCATCGGTGTGGCGATCGGCATGGCGAAGAAGTCGGACGGTTCGACCGCGCTCGCCGCGGTGACCGGCTTTCTCGTCTATTACGCGGTACTGCATGCCTTCCCGGTGAACTGCGTCCCGGGAGCCAAGTTCATCGGCGCCGGAATGTGGTCGGGGGTCTGCGTCCTGTCGGACACCACGGTCACGCAGGCCGGTTACCAGAACCCCGGGGTGTTCGGCGGCATTGTGATGGGTCTGCTGGCCGCCTGGTTCTGGCGGCGGTACCACCGGGTCAAGCTGGTGGACTGGCTGGGCTTCTTCAACGGCCGCC
This region includes:
- the rdgB gene encoding RdgB/HAM1 family non-canonical purine NTP pyrophosphatase, encoding MTRLILATRNAGKITELHAILADAGLDHELVGADAYPDIPDVKETGVTFAENALLKAHALAKATGHPAIADDSGLCVDVLGGAPGIFSARWSGTHGDDRANLDLLLAQLSDIDDAHRRAHFACAAALALPDGTERVVEGRLTGTLRHTPSGTNGFGYDPILQPDGSTRTCAELTPAEKNAISHRGKAFRALVPVVRELVG
- the rph gene encoding ribonuclease PH; its protein translation is MSRIDGRTPEQLRPVTIERGWSKHAEGSVLISFGDTKVFCTASVTEGVPRWRKGSGEGWVTAEYSMLPRATNTRGDRESVRGKIGGRTHEISRLIGRSLRAVIDYKALGENTIVLDCDVLQADGGTRTAAITGAYVALADAVTWAQHKKLVKHGRKPLTDTVAAVSVGIVDGAPLLDLCYEEDVRAETDMNVVCTGDGRFVEVQGTAEAAPFDRKELGALLDLATAGCADLTVIQHEALARTLAE
- a CDS encoding PTS glucose/sucrose transporter subunit IIB, encoding MGTTREKAMASKAEKIVAGLGGIDNIDEIEGCITRLRTEVHDPSKVDEAALKAAGAHGVVKMGTAIQVVIGTDADPIAADIEDMM